The nucleotide sequence GCCATGCCGATAACTCCCTGTTGCTCGGCGAACAGTTCACGCCAAACCAATTCTATAATTTTATCTCGCGTTGCGATTTAACCTTGGCACTTCGCTTGCATGCATTGATTTTCTCAGCCTTGTCGAATGTTCCTCATATCGGCCTTAGCTACGACCGGAAAGTGGAAAGTTTCTTAAAACGTTCCGGTATGTGGGACAAGTCGTTCGAATTAGGGGAATTCACCCAGGAAGCTTTGCTGCAAAATGCTTTATATGCACTTGATCACCGCTCTGAAGTGGAAGCGCTAATGGAACCAAAAGTGGAGTTGCTTCGTCAAGAAGCAAAACGGAACGTCGGATTATTAAAAGAACAGTTCGGAGGGTCTACCCAGTGAAAATATTATTACTTAGCATTTATGATTATCCGCATGTCGGCGGTTTATCGACACATATCACGACCTTAAAGTCGGGACTTGAATCCAGAGGCCATGAAGTTTCAATCCTGTCTTTCTCGGATGTGCCGAAATGGAAGCGTGATTTGATCGCTCGCGGACCATCTATGATGCTAAACAAAATGAAACTCGGGGCCGGCTATGTATGGACATTAAAGCGCCGTGCTGATTTCATGAAAGAGCTATTAAAAGATTCCAAGTTCAAAGATATTGACTTGGTCAATGCCCAGGATGTTATGTCAGCTAAAGCTGCTACAGAGGCTGGATTTGCTGTCGTAACTACTGTCCATGGCTATATGACATTCGAAGGCATTTCAAAAGGTTCTGTTGCTGAAAATAGCGTATATGCAGATCAGATTAAACAATTTGAGCATAACGGCTATAAAATGTCGCGTGAAGTCATTACTGTAGATACTCGGATTAAAGATTATATCAAGACCGAGACAGGCGTTACCGGCAACATGATTAAAAACTTTATTGATGTGGAAGATTTCAAACCAGAGACCGAACGCCGGGCAGAATTCCGGAAGCAGTTCAATTTGTCAATGGCTGATAAGATT is from Planococcus liqunii and encodes:
- a CDS encoding glycosyltransferase family 4 protein; the protein is MKILLLSIYDYPHVGGLSTHITTLKSGLESRGHEVSILSFSDVPKWKRDLIARGPSMMLNKMKLGAGYVWTLKRRADFMKELLKDSKFKDIDLVNAQDVMSAKAATEAGFAVVTTVHGYMTFEGISKGSVAENSVYADQIKQFEHNGYKMSREVITVDTRIKDYIKTETGVTGNMIKNFIDVEDFKPETERRAEFRKQFNLSMADKIFFIPRRLTKKNGVIYPILSFPPVVERFPQARLVFAGTGEMMEDMKKKARELGVEDRVTMLGAVDHKDMIRYYALSDIVLVPSIYSAGVEEATSISALEAMGSGVPLIACAVGGLKEIVEHGEDGLLVEEKNVEELSDAMIRLLANPEEGARLAKAGRTKITEEYSHFAAAEKYESIYMKALAQR